Proteins from one Dromiciops gliroides isolate mDroGli1 chromosome 6, mDroGli1.pri, whole genome shotgun sequence genomic window:
- the PURG gene encoding purine-rich element-binding protein gamma, which translates to MERAGRGGGGGGRNAGGGSSSSRSGPYPQAQQSPCPHYPPPTGTPVCQPGATVEIQELASKRVDIQKKRFYLDVKQSPRGRFLKIAEVWIGRGRQDNIRKSKLTLSLSVAAELKECLGDFIEHYAHLGLKAHRDREPDARRRPQSSAPSPPTSVMSEEHPHSVLKTDYIERDNRKYYLDLKENQRGRFLRIRQTLTRGPGGMGYFGHTLGQEQTIVLPAQGMIEFRDALVQLIEDYGDSDLEEPQRGGEEEPLELPEGTSFRVDNKRFYFDVGSNRYGVFLKVSEVRPPYRNTVTVPYKAWTRFGENFIKYEEEMRRICSSHKEQRMDVRRDSGEEQEGLD; encoded by the coding sequence ATGGAAAGAgctgggagaggagggggaggaggaggcaggaaTGCAGGAGGGGGctccagcagcagcagaagcGGCCCCTATCCCCAGGCCCAGCAGTCCCCATGTCCGCACTACCCCCCACCCACAGGCACCCCCGTCTGCCAACCCGGGGCCACCGTGGAAATCCAGGAGCTGGCCTCCAAGAGAGTGGACATCCAGAAGAAGAGGTTCTACCTCGATGTCAAGCAGAGTCCCCGGGGCCGCTTCCTGAAGATTGCCGAGGTCTGGATAGGGAGGGGCCGGCAGGACAACATCCGCAAGAGCAAACTGACCCTTTCACTGTCTGTGGCGGCAGAGCTGAAGGAGTGCCTGGGGGATTTCATCGAGCACTATGCCCACCTGGGCCTGAAAGCCCACCGGGACCGAGAGCCCGACGCCAGGAGGCGTCCCCAGTCCTCAGCGCCGTCACCCCCGACCTCCGTGATGTCTGAGGAGCACCCTCACAGCGTGCTCAAGACAGACTACATCGAAAGAGACAATAGGAAGTACTATCTGGACCTGAAGGAAAATCAGCGGGGCCGCTTCCTCAGGATTCGGCAGACCCTGACCCGAGGCCCTGGAGGGATGGGTTACTTTGGGCACACTTTGGGCCAGGAGCAAACGATTGTCCTCCCGGCCCAGGGAATGATTGAGTTCAGGGACGCCTTGGTCCAGCTCATTGAAGACTACGGTGACAGTGACCTAGAAGAACcacagagaggaggggaagaggagccCCTCGAGCTGCCGGAGGGCACGTCCTTCAGGGTGGACAACAAGAGGTTCTACTTTGATGTGGGCTCCAACCGCTACGGCGTTTTCCTGAAGGTAAGTGAGGTGAGACCCCCTTACCGGAACACCGTCACTGTTCCGTACAAAGCATGGACACGATTTGGGGAGAATTTTATCAAGTATGAAGAGGAGATGAGGAGAATTTGCAGCAGCCATAAAGAACAGAGGATGGATGTCAGAAGGGACAGTGGCGAAGAACAAGAAGGTCTCGACTAG